A section of the Malaclemys terrapin pileata isolate rMalTer1 chromosome 15, rMalTer1.hap1, whole genome shotgun sequence genome encodes:
- the VPS26B gene encoding vacuolar protein sorting-associated protein 26B: protein MSFFGFGQSAELELVLSDAESRRRAEHKTEEGKKEKYFLFYDGETVSGRVTLTLKHPNKRLEHQGIKVEFIGQIELYYDRGNHHEFVSLVKDLARPGEFTQSQTFDFEFTHVEKPYESYTGQNVKLRYFLRATVSRRLNDVVKEMDIVVHTLSTYPELNSSIKMEVGIEDCLHIEFEYNKSKYHLKDVIVGKIYFLLVRIKIKHMEIDIIKRETTGTGPNVYHENDTIAKYEIMDGAPVRGESIPIRLFLAGYELTPTMRDINKKFSVRYYLNLVLIDEEERRYFKQQEVVLWRKGDIVRKSMSHQAAIASQRFEGTSSHAEARTPSQPAENNSRQ, encoded by the exons ATGAGCTTCTTTGGGTTTGGGCAGAGTGCGGAGTTGGAGCTGGTGCTGAGCGATGCAGAGAGCAGGCGCAGGGCTGAGCACAAGACTGAAGAGGGCAAGAAGGAGAAATATTTCCTCTTCTATGATGGGGAGACAGTATCAGGTCGGGTCACCCTCACCCTCAAGCACCCAAACAAGCGGCTGGAGCACCAAGGCATCAAGGTGGAGTTCATCGGACAAATTg AGCTCTACTATGACCGGGGCAACCACCATGAATTTGTCTCTCTGGTGAAGGATCTGGCCCGTCCTGGTGAGTTCACCCAGTCACAGACATTCGACTTCGAATTCACACATGTGGAAAAACCATACGAGTCCTACACGGGGCAGAACGTGAAGTTACG GTACTTCCTCCGAGCGACCGTCAGCCGCAGATTAAATGATGTGGTGAAGGAGATGGACATCGTCGTGCACACACTCAGCACCTACCCGGAGCTCAATTCCTCTATCAAGATGGAGGTGGGAATCGAGGATTGCCTGCACATCGAGTTTGAGTATAACAAATCCAA GTACCACTTAAAAGATGTGATTGTTGGAAAAATCTACTTCCTGTTGGTGCGGATCAAGATCAAACACATGGAGATAGATATCATCAAGAGAGAGACAACAGGGACCGGCCCCAATGTTTACCACGAGAATGatacaatagctaaatatgagaTCATGGACGGGGCACCTGTGAGAG GGGAGTCCATTCCAATCAGACTCTTCCTGGCAGGCTATGAGCTGACACCCACTATGAGGGACATCAATAAGAAGTTCTCAGTGCGTTATTACCTCAACCTGGTACTGATAGATGAAGAAGAAAGGCGCTACTTCAAACAGCAG GAGGTGGTGCTATGGCGGAAAGGAGACATTGTGAGGAAGAGCATGTCCCACCAGGCAGCCATTGCCTCTCAGCGGTTTGAGGGGACGTCCTCCCATGCTGAGGCCAGGACCCCCAGCCAGCCTGCAGAAAACAACAGCCGGCAGTGA
- the THYN1 gene encoding thymocyte nuclear protein 1: MSRPGKKRSRATLADKEGPATKFAKSKIQEEEESMMPAAKERNSKPMGSGTGKATKEACPSVQGSKQAYSHWLMKSEPESRFQKGVDVKFGIEDLKAQPNQTACWDGVRNYQARNFMRDMKLGQEAFFYHSNCKEPGIAGIIKIVKEAYPDHTQFDKKDPHYDSSSTKENPKWSMVDVQFVRMTKRFIPLSELKAQHQAHKASGGPLKDMTLFTRQRLSVQPLTDEEFEFVLSLEEKPS, translated from the exons ATGTCTCGGCCAGGCAAAAAGAGAAGCAGAGCAACCTTGGCAG ATAAAGAGGGGCCTGCTACTAAATTCGCCAAAAGTAAGattcaggaggaggaagaatcCATGATGCCTGCAGCTAAGGAGAGGAATTCAAAGCCCATGGGGAGCGGCACAGGAAAGGCTACCAAGGAGGCCTGCCCTAGCGTGCAGGGaagcaagcaagcatacagccacTGGCTGATGAAATCAGAGCCGGAGAGCAGGTTCCAGAAGGGAGTGGATGTGAAA TTCGGCATTGAAGACTTAAAGGCTCAACCCAATCAGACAGCATGCTGGGATGGAGTCAGGAATTACCAG GCACGGAATTTCATGAGAGACATGAAACTTGGGCAAGAAGCATTTTTCTATCACAGTAACTGCAAAGAGCCTGGGATTGCTGGAATTATCAAG ATTGTGAAGGAGGCTTACCCAGACCACACTCAATTTGACAAGAAGGACCCTCACTACGATTCCTCCAGTACCAAGGAGAACCCCAAGTGGTCGATG GTGGACGTCCAATTTGTGCGGATGACTAAGCGCTTCATCCCCCTGTCCGAGCTGAAGGCTCAACACCAGGCACACAAAGCTTCGGGAGGCCCGCTGAAGGACATGACACTCTTCACCAGGCAGAGGCTCTCTGTCCAGCCCCTGACAGATG AGGAATTTGAATTTGTCTTGAGCCTTGAAGAGAAACCAAGTTAG